A genomic window from Diospyros lotus cultivar Yz01 chromosome 2, ASM1463336v1, whole genome shotgun sequence includes:
- the LOC127795721 gene encoding RNA pseudouridine synthase 7, with protein MSQKRKRREDETEMEIVWQTPANPPERRDYIFRDGVRYVKPYYFEFICHVKNRWAGKTIVDLFAEEFKGRPYDYYVSAVKSGRIQVDGEVVPVSYIVQPSQKISHFLHRHEPPVRAWEVSILQQEPEVLTVCKPATVPVHPCGQYRKNTVVGILQAEHGLASLFPIHRLDRLVSGLLILARSASKADQFRQQIEAGMVQKLYVAKVIGIFPEEEVVVNANVNYNAREGRSTVEVEPVGNTVVPLKGKAASTKFMRIRTNGTHSTVLCKPITGRTHQIRVHLQYTGHPIANDLLYLSEVVTDRFTKGLGVDRAAAKSAHSLASARVEASPAGYEDNSKEAFSIDPMCTNCPNLAPQGYDGHEDGLWLHCVRYTGPDWTYECPYPDWALLD; from the exons ATGAGCCAGAAGCGGAAGAGGCGGGAGGACGAGACGGAGATGGAGATTGTATGGCAAACGCCCGCGAACCCGCCGGAGCGCCGAGATTACATTTTCCGCGACG GTGTTCGCTACGTGAAACCCTACTACTTCGAGTTCATCTGCCAT GTGAAGAATCGCTGGGCGGGGAAGACCATTGTCGATCTCTTTGCTGAAGAATTCAAAGGCCGGCCATATGATTACTAC GTTTCTGCTGTTAAATCTGGACGGATACAAGTGGATGGGGAGGTGGTGCCAGTTTCATACATAGTTCAGCCATCACAGAAGATAAGCCACTTCTTACACAG GCACGAACCACCAGTAAGGGCATGGGAAGTTTCAATTCTGCAGCAAGAACCAGAAGTATTGACTGTTTGTAAACCTGCAACGGTCCCG GTGCATCCATGCGGTCAGTATCGTAAAAATACGGTGGTTGGCATTCTTCAGGCTGAACATGGGTTGGCTTCTTTATTCC CTATTCATCGACTGGACCGCTTGGTCTCTGGACTGCTTATCTTGGCCAGAAGTGCTTCTAAGGCTGACCAATTTAGGCAGCAG ATTGAAGCTGGGATGGTCCAGAAACTGTATGTTGCAAAGGTCATAGGGATATTTCCCGAGGAAGAG GTAGTTGTGAATGCCAATGTAAACTACAATGCTAGAGAAGGGAGGAGCACTGTGGAG GTGGAGCCTGTTGGAAACACTGTTGTTCCACTGAAGGGAAAGGCTGCTAGTACAAAATTTATGAGGATTAGAACCAATGGGACTCACAGCACTGTTCTATGTAAACCAATCACTGGCAGAACTCACCAG ATACGTGTCCATCTCCAGTATACAGGGCATCCAATAGCCAATGACCTACTCTATCTCTCTGAAGTTGTTACTGATCGTTTCACTAAAGGTTTGGGTGTGGATAGAGCTGCCGCTAAGTCAGCTCACTCTCTAGCATCTGCTCGTGTTGAAGCCTCTCCTGCTGGATATGAAGATAATTCAAAGGAAGCTTTTAGTATTGATCCTATGTGTACGAACTGTCCCAATTTGGCTCCTCAAGG ATATGATGGGCATGAGGATGGTCTATGGCTGCATTGTGTTCGATATACAGGGCCTGATTGGACTTATGAATGTCCATATCCGGATTGGGCATTACTTGACTAA
- the LOC127795722 gene encoding auxin-responsive protein SAUR71-like has protein sequence MNDVKLKVIKKNVFLNIWLLCRSKPSSKRYLHVAPKGCFSVYVGKEKQRFVVKTEHANHPLFRMLLEDAATEYGHGCEGPLFLPCEVHLFYKVLAEIDSQEIMVPSCGFVYGKFRPFSPSRRQGGGDMAEGNYGSYDVLVPSPLLKMNHF, from the coding sequence ATGAATGATGTGAAGCTGAAGGTGATTAAAAAGAATGTGTTCCTCAACATATGGCTCCTTTGCCGATCGAAGCCTTCAAGCAAGCGGTATCTTCATGTTGCCCCAAAGGGCTGCTTCTCAGTCTATGTAGGCAAAGAGAAGCAACGGTTTGTGGTAAAAACCGAGCATGCCAATCATCCACTCTTCAGGATGCTGCTCGAGGACGCAGCAACCGAATACGGGCACGGCTGCGAGGGCCCGCTCTTTCTGCCATGTGAAGTGCATCTCTTCTACAAGGTGTTAGCAGAGATTGACAGCCAAGAGATTATGGTTCCCAGCTGTGGCTTTGTGTATGGAAAGTTCCGTCCTTTCAGCCCATCTCGCCGGCAGGGTGGCGGCGACATGGCTGAGGGAAATTATGGTTCTTACGACGTTCTAGTTCCATCGCCACTGTTGAAGATGAATCACTTCTAA